One genomic region from Kineobactrum salinum encodes:
- a CDS encoding ISL3 family transposase: MDELSLYERILGLRDPWAVEHVELSEDEVVHVYIEYDRDTEILCPACGSACPRYDTRDKSWRHLDTCQFQTIVHGAVPRAQCHEHGVLQVDVPWAERNSRFTLLFEAMAIKWLKEASINAVSRRLGLSWNAIDGIMRRAVERGLSARQSVDYHHIAVDEISSKKGHRYLTIISNDSGQVVDIRDDRTKGSLGDFYKSLSEWDLKSIETVSMDMSPAYLSATKEHLSDWDQKICFDKFHVAMDLNKAVDAIRKQEMRCVPTDYKKPLHLSRFSWLRSEASLKRHHRDTISALSKVAKKTARAWAIRQYAMQLWNYSSRGWAQRAWSRWYSWAARCRLGPIKTVAASIKKNLWGIINAIVHGKSNAGAESINSRIKLLKVRARGFRNKERFKTAILFHLGGLRLLPAHLN, translated from the coding sequence ATGGATGAATTGTCACTCTACGAACGCATTCTTGGGCTTCGTGATCCTTGGGCTGTTGAGCATGTCGAGCTGTCCGAGGACGAGGTGGTTCATGTGTATATCGAGTACGATCGGGATACTGAAATCCTCTGTCCTGCGTGTGGTTCGGCATGTCCCCGTTACGACACCCGCGATAAGAGTTGGCGACATCTGGACACTTGTCAGTTCCAGACCATTGTCCATGGCGCTGTGCCCAGGGCTCAATGCCATGAGCATGGCGTCTTACAGGTCGATGTTCCTTGGGCAGAAAGGAATTCCCGATTTACGCTTCTGTTTGAAGCGATGGCGATCAAATGGCTCAAAGAAGCCAGTATCAATGCAGTGAGCCGTCGCTTAGGACTCAGCTGGAATGCCATCGACGGAATCATGCGCCGTGCGGTAGAGCGTGGTCTGTCTGCCCGCCAATCGGTGGATTACCACCATATTGCTGTTGATGAAATTAGCAGCAAGAAGGGACACAGGTATTTAACCATTATCTCCAATGATTCAGGTCAGGTAGTTGATATCCGGGATGATCGCACTAAAGGCAGTCTCGGTGACTTCTATAAAAGCCTGTCGGAGTGGGATCTAAAATCAATTGAAACCGTCAGCATGGATATGTCGCCGGCGTACCTTTCGGCCACCAAAGAGCACTTGAGTGATTGGGATCAAAAAATCTGCTTTGATAAATTTCATGTGGCTATGGACCTAAACAAAGCCGTTGATGCCATCAGGAAGCAGGAGATGCGATGCGTCCCAACCGATTATAAAAAGCCTTTACATCTATCTCGCTTTAGTTGGTTGCGCTCCGAGGCCAGTTTAAAACGCCACCACCGAGACACCATTAGTGCGCTTTCTAAAGTGGCAAAGAAAACAGCTCGAGCATGGGCAATTAGGCAGTACGCGATGCAGTTATGGAATTACTCGAGTCGGGGCTGGGCTCAGAGAGCTTGGAGCCGTTGGTATAGCTGGGCAGCCAGATGCCGGCTGGGTCCGATTAAAACAGTAGCCGCCAGCATTAAAAAGAACCTTTGGGGCATCATTAATGCCATTGTTCATGGAAAAAGCAATGCTGGAGCAGAAAGTATCAACAGCAGAATCAAGCTGCTAAAGGTTCGCGCGCGAGGGTTTAGAAATAAAGAGCGCTTTAAGACAGCGATCCTGTTTCATTTGGGAGGCTTACGCCTATTGCCCGCCCACCTGAATTAG
- a CDS encoding HNH endonuclease signature motif containing protein, whose translation MTNLAFPPIPVDFDTDHLANEITLLAGQINAANHRLLKLIAQFDQRKGWSGGGTVRSCAHWLNWKCGIALSAAREKVRVAGCLESLPQIDTAFAAGEISYSKVRAMTRVATPENEDFLLRIAQYGTASHVEKVVGKYRQVTRKNDAEAELEQEAARKLVYYQDDDGMWVVHARLPQEAGSLLVKAIETVVAPVQEEKQAQRREEQKRQSQESVSAETQSKPFETNEPFRFQELLEHSRADALIAIGEHFLATGGTNAGIAALKGSERCQIVLHVDIETLRKQQHAADCEYSHCNQDDRRWIAPHTARRLSCGTSLVTVLNDENGNVLNIGRRSRTVPAAMSRALKIRDKTCRFPGCCESRYVDAHHIRHWIDGGETSLDNLVTLCRYHHRQLHRGAFTLSTQSNGSGRRLVFKTPAGRILETSLAPQFPDVSAETPGTALRNIAPDINARTAITRWTGESCDYGMAVDALLQRESIEKSEVVGL comes from the coding sequence ATGACCAATCTCGCCTTCCCTCCCATCCCCGTCGACTTTGACACCGACCATCTCGCCAACGAAATCACACTTCTCGCCGGCCAGATCAATGCCGCCAACCATCGGCTGCTCAAACTCATCGCCCAATTCGACCAACGCAAAGGCTGGAGCGGTGGCGGCACCGTGCGCTCCTGCGCCCACTGGCTGAACTGGAAATGCGGCATTGCATTGAGCGCCGCGCGGGAGAAAGTGCGGGTGGCGGGCTGCCTGGAATCCCTGCCGCAGATCGACACAGCCTTCGCCGCCGGTGAGATCAGCTACTCCAAGGTGCGAGCCATGACGCGGGTGGCCACGCCGGAAAATGAGGACTTCCTGCTGCGGATCGCCCAGTACGGCACCGCCAGCCATGTTGAAAAAGTGGTAGGCAAATACAGGCAGGTGACCCGCAAGAACGATGCCGAGGCGGAGCTGGAACAGGAGGCGGCGCGCAAACTGGTGTACTACCAGGACGATGACGGCATGTGGGTAGTCCACGCCAGGCTGCCCCAGGAGGCCGGTTCGCTGCTAGTGAAGGCCATCGAAACCGTGGTCGCACCGGTGCAGGAAGAGAAACAGGCACAACGCCGGGAGGAACAGAAGCGACAATCGCAAGAATCCGTTTCCGCAGAAACACAATCAAAGCCCTTCGAGACCAATGAACCCTTCCGCTTCCAGGAGTTGCTGGAACACAGCCGGGCGGACGCGCTGATCGCGATCGGTGAACACTTCCTCGCCACCGGCGGCACAAACGCTGGAATTGCGGCACTCAAAGGCAGCGAACGCTGCCAGATCGTGCTGCATGTCGATATCGAGACCCTCAGAAAGCAGCAACACGCTGCCGATTGCGAGTATTCACACTGCAATCAGGATGACAGGCGCTGGATTGCACCGCATACCGCCAGGCGCCTGTCCTGTGGTACCAGCCTGGTGACCGTGCTGAATGACGAGAACGGCAACGTACTCAATATAGGCCGCCGCTCCCGAACTGTCCCGGCCGCCATGAGCAGGGCATTGAAAATTCGAGACAAGACCTGCCGTTTCCCCGGCTGCTGCGAGTCGCGCTATGTGGATGCGCACCATATCCGGCACTGGATTGATGGCGGCGAGACCAGTCTCGATAATTTGGTGACTCTGTGTCGATACCACCACAGGCAGTTGCACCGGGGCGCATTCACCCTTTCCACCCAAAGCAACGGATCTGGCAGGCGGCTCGTCTTCAAGACACCCGCGGGCCGCATACTGGAAACAAGCCTTGCTCCCCAGTTCCCGGACGTCTCCGCGGAAACGCCCGGGACCGCGCTGCGAAACATTGCGCCGGATATCAATGCCAGAACGGCAATAACCCGCTGGACAGGGGAAAGTTGTGATTACGGGATGGCGGTAGACGCATTGCTGCAACGAGAGAGTATTGAGAAATCAGAGGTGGTCGGCCTTTGA
- a CDS encoding phosphatase PAP2 family protein → MKALANAILLLALLVAFSRLYLQVHWPSDVAAGGLVAMFWTSIVTVFVSRFQRSARSR, encoded by the coding sequence ATGAAAGCATTGGCGAATGCTATACTGCTGCTCGCATTGCTGGTTGCCTTTTCAAGGTTGTACTTGCAGGTTCATTGGCCGTCCGATGTGGCCGCCGGCGGACTCGTGGCCATGTTCTGGACCTCGATAGTCACTGTCTTCGTGAGCCGCTTTCAGCGATCTGCAAGGAGCCGCTGA
- a CDS encoding phosphatase PAP2 family protein — protein MASLTLLLFLGLVGQLTDPVEPTLERMILDELLLWHLPFLDTFFRILTWLGSFYLLGPLAALLTIVLFAGRHKWRGYYFSAVFYGASLTTYLLKRLIARDRPGLEESAVIMLPLDSALPSGHSTQALAFALPLAVILWNRGRS, from the coding sequence GTGGCGTCATTGACGCTGCTGTTGTTTCTCGGTCTTGTTGGACAACTCACCGATCCGGTAGAGCCAACGCTGGAGCGCATGATCCTCGATGAACTTCTTCTCTGGCACTTGCCATTCCTGGACACTTTTTTTCGCATCTTGACCTGGCTGGGATCCTTTTATCTGCTTGGCCCGTTGGCGGCGTTGCTGACGATTGTGCTGTTTGCCGGGAGGCACAAATGGCGCGGTTACTATTTTAGTGCCGTCTTCTACGGCGCATCGCTGACAACCTATCTGCTCAAGCGCCTGATAGCGCGGGACCGGCCCGGGCTCGAGGAATCAGCGGTAATCATGTTGCCCCTCGACTCTGCTCTTCCCAGTGGCCACAGCACACAGGCGCTGGCCTTCGCCCTGCCCTTGGCAGTCATACTCTGGAACAGGGGGCGCTCATGA
- a CDS encoding GreA/GreB family elongation factor — protein MTVSFLPSLRSLCGSLRVYGQPFQLARILDRLEILDSKHGVAGTAPKVARLGSTVRVEDLCYRGQAELLLMPSGKANPDRGWISVFSPLGAALLGSKVGDIAKVDLGGMEYRFLLVEILATAEMHGDEKEGGSAP, from the coding sequence ATGACCGTCAGTTTCCTGCCCTCGCTGCGTTCTCTTTGCGGCAGCCTGCGGGTATATGGCCAGCCGTTCCAGTTGGCAAGAATCCTCGATCGACTGGAAATCCTCGACAGCAAGCATGGAGTGGCAGGCACTGCTCCAAAGGTGGCTCGGCTGGGTAGTACCGTACGAGTTGAAGACCTGTGCTATCGCGGGCAAGCCGAGTTATTGCTGATGCCCTCTGGCAAGGCGAACCCAGATCGTGGCTGGATATCGGTATTTTCACCCCTGGGCGCCGCTTTGCTCGGGAGCAAAGTGGGGGATATCGCCAAAGTAGATCTTGGTGGCATGGAATACCGCTTTCTTCTCGTTGAAATTCTTGCGACAGCGGAAATGCATGGAGATGAAAAAGAAGGAGGGTCTGCGCCATGA
- a CDS encoding LysR family transcriptional regulator, which yields MIDRHHLAIVRAVDRQGTLTEAAASLHLTQSALSHAIKKLEQQMGAAIWQRDGRNLRLTPAGQQLLALANRLLPQFEYAETQIAQMAKGLRGELRIGMECHPCYQWLLTVVAPFFQAWPDVDVDVKQAFQFGGLAALFNHDIDLLVTPDPLYKPGLDFTPVFDYEQVLVLPANHPLSTRPWLAAEDVRDEILLSYPVEVERLDVFNHFFVPAGCSPRKHKMIETTDIMLQMVAAGRGIAALPDWLVANYAQTLPLCAISMGEEGVGKQIHLGRREADAGLDYLDAFVAMAAGTNEVPQRA from the coding sequence ATGATAGACCGTCATCACCTGGCCATCGTCCGGGCGGTTGACCGGCAGGGCACGTTGACGGAGGCCGCGGCAAGCCTCCACCTGACCCAATCGGCCCTGAGCCACGCCATCAAGAAGCTGGAACAGCAAATGGGTGCAGCCATCTGGCAGCGGGACGGGCGCAATCTGCGCCTGACTCCGGCCGGCCAGCAGCTGCTTGCGCTGGCCAACCGCCTGTTGCCGCAGTTCGAGTATGCCGAAACACAGATAGCCCAGATGGCGAAGGGCTTGCGGGGCGAATTGCGCATCGGTATGGAGTGCCACCCCTGTTACCAGTGGTTGCTGACGGTGGTCGCCCCTTTTTTCCAGGCGTGGCCCGACGTGGATGTGGACGTGAAACAGGCCTTCCAGTTCGGTGGGCTTGCCGCGCTGTTCAATCACGACATCGACCTGCTGGTCACCCCTGACCCGCTGTACAAACCGGGTCTGGATTTCACCCCGGTGTTTGACTATGAACAGGTGCTGGTACTGCCTGCAAATCATCCCCTGTCGACGAGGCCCTGGCTCGCCGCCGAAGACGTCAGAGACGAGATACTGTTGAGTTACCCTGTAGAGGTTGAACGGCTGGATGTGTTCAACCATTTCTTTGTACCGGCCGGCTGCAGTCCCCGCAAACACAAAATGATCGAGACCACTGACATCATGCTGCAGATGGTGGCGGCGGGCCGGGGCATCGCTGCACTGCCGGACTGGCTGGTGGCGAACTACGCCCAAACCCTGCCGCTGTGTGCGATAAGCATGGGCGAGGAGGGCGTTGGCAAACAGATTCACCTGGGGCGCAGAGAGGCCGACGCAGGGCTGGATTATCTGGACGCCTTCGTTGCGATGGCTGCGGGTACGAATGAGGTGCCGCAACGAGCATAA